In Rhodococcus sp. OK302, one genomic interval encodes:
- a CDS encoding aldehyde dehydrogenase: MVYVDGEFTPALTDKRLSVISPATGAIIGTVPACGVADVDRAVTSARTAFDLGVWSSLTGTQRADAIDRIADNLSARAESISALITAEGGFASQFVASTHVDGALKFLRYYASLARQDSFEDIRPSPAIGAQAVVRRQPIGVVAALVPWNIPLLGALSKIAPALAAGCTVVYKPSPENPLLAYLVAEAVDKAELPRGVFNVIPADTEGSRHLVSHPDVDMVAFTGSTAVGRSIATTCAGDFRRYALELGGNAAAIVLEDAPAELIAKGLTATGLVMNSGQACIAQRRVLVPASRYDEVVSILAAAANALPIGDPTDPSTVIGPLITAEHRDRVLEYIKGAEAEGAVIAAGGNIPDTRDQGFYIQPTILADVTNDMRVAKEEVFGPVICVIKYSTVEEAINIARDTEYGLSSSVWTTDIARAEEIARQLRVGSVYVNGMIALDPTIPFGGFGHSGVGRELGPEGLAEYYQTQSIFLPAHQPA, from the coding sequence ATGGTCTACGTGGATGGGGAATTTACCCCAGCATTGACCGACAAGCGACTATCTGTGATTAGCCCCGCAACCGGTGCGATCATCGGCACCGTACCTGCATGTGGAGTAGCTGATGTCGACCGGGCGGTGACATCTGCACGAACGGCGTTTGATTTGGGAGTTTGGTCGTCCTTGACGGGCACTCAAAGGGCCGATGCCATTGATCGAATAGCCGACAACCTTTCCGCGAGAGCCGAATCAATCTCTGCACTCATTACTGCCGAAGGAGGGTTTGCGTCCCAGTTTGTGGCATCAACCCATGTCGACGGCGCCCTGAAATTTCTCCGATATTACGCATCCTTAGCGCGCCAGGATTCCTTCGAGGACATCCGACCGAGTCCGGCGATCGGTGCACAGGCCGTCGTTCGGCGCCAACCGATCGGTGTCGTTGCCGCTTTGGTCCCATGGAATATCCCCTTGCTCGGCGCATTGTCGAAGATCGCACCTGCGCTTGCTGCCGGATGTACCGTCGTGTACAAACCTTCGCCGGAGAACCCACTGCTCGCTTATCTAGTGGCGGAGGCAGTGGATAAGGCTGAACTTCCTCGGGGTGTCTTCAACGTCATTCCCGCAGATACCGAGGGCAGTCGTCATCTTGTCTCGCACCCGGATGTCGACATGGTGGCATTCACCGGCAGTACGGCAGTAGGGCGCAGTATCGCGACCACGTGCGCTGGCGACTTTCGCCGATATGCCTTGGAGCTCGGCGGAAACGCTGCGGCGATTGTCCTCGAAGACGCTCCAGCCGAGCTAATCGCGAAGGGACTGACGGCAACTGGGCTGGTAATGAACAGTGGGCAGGCATGCATTGCCCAGCGACGAGTCCTCGTGCCCGCCTCACGATACGACGAAGTCGTATCGATTCTTGCGGCAGCTGCGAATGCACTTCCAATCGGTGACCCTACTGACCCCAGCACGGTGATCGGACCGCTGATCACCGCTGAACACCGTGACCGAGTTCTCGAGTACATCAAGGGTGCGGAAGCAGAAGGCGCAGTAATTGCTGCCGGCGGCAACATTCCTGACACTCGAGACCAAGGCTTCTACATCCAGCCGACCATCCTCGCCGACGTTACCAACGACATGCGGGTAGCGAAGGAAGAGGTCTTCGGTCCCGTCATCTGCGTCATCAAATACTCAACTGTGGAAGAGGCAATCAACATCGCCCGTGACACCGAGTACGGATTGTCGAGTTCGGTATGGACGACAGACATTGCCCGGGCAGAGGAAATTGCGCGGCAACTCCGGGTTGGATCCGTCTATGTGAACGGAATGATTGCATTGGATCCAACCATTCCATTCGGAGGGTTCGGGCATTCAGGTGTCGGTCGTGAACTGGGGCCGGAAGGGCTCGCAGAGTACTACCAGACCCAATCAATCTTCCTTCCCGCTCATCAGCCCGCATGA
- a CDS encoding chitobiase/beta-hexosaminidase C-terminal domain-containing protein has protein sequence MSITQMAAVVMAVSSAIAWGASPVMQPSEVGELAAPSFSQDGGRYVGPTTVKLSAPEGAEIRYTLDGSTPTASSARYTSPITIDESSNLAAVSIRGEEVSPAEVAGYLIKTDEEPLLSFVVMSDIETTTSDDATKARWSSYFDTITSLQSPDLIISNGDQISDNNFNTGHDHEDVVNLLNHGLQSHDLDSEVLVTFGNHDDRLNVMTQHYPTEWFPHTGGGYFDKVVNGYHFLGLNTEAYSGAQRTWLQERLAAITAEPGGLNKPVFVVAHRPVPGTVNNGAQASNPTLSQDLAAYPQAVYISGHSHLNLNSEKSIHQKDFTALNDGSMSYAQIPRDSYQIYGDKLLDTFPLATQQGLFVEVYADRTEVDRIAYNGQAKRLYRNGEWEPFSDKLPADGAGTLAGPTWNIRLDGSTTEEIKANFAYTDAARTDSTPPVMGADPTIEATESKTVLRVPAATSDDMVYGYDVKVLEADTGLPGLPLRAGTVVSSDFFFSPRPSVLEIPLSVRLGIPLDSATAELTPGTDYVATVTAVDVWGARSEPKQLEFTTPGTRPTGLPVIDTTTQGNWIGTYGALGYAIPSDASSLPDGVTVTPASGTAAYAWEPTSTHAAALQVPPAGTSRRAATWFGTPAQVDVAIADGDAYTLRVYVNSYDTARQQTVALYSTDGTALTPVQAVADNKHGMWLSYQIDQSVQVRASATSGPNGVLGGIFFDAAEVDAPSAPNFTDPGPVTLDAVAGTALTREFTVTGNPTPTVTVLDDSKLPTGMTFTDGALSGTPTTAGTYTFILEAANGVDPDLTLTVTVNVTAAPVVDPPATGSLGSIFGS, from the coding sequence ATGTCCATCACACAGATGGCAGCGGTTGTAATGGCCGTTTCAAGCGCGATTGCGTGGGGCGCAAGCCCGGTGATGCAACCCAGCGAGGTCGGCGAGCTCGCCGCACCGAGCTTCAGCCAGGACGGCGGCCGCTATGTGGGCCCCACGACCGTGAAACTCAGCGCACCGGAGGGCGCCGAGATTCGATACACGCTGGACGGGTCGACGCCCACTGCGAGCAGCGCTCGCTACACAAGCCCAATCACGATCGACGAATCGTCAAACCTGGCAGCGGTCTCCATCCGTGGCGAAGAGGTGAGCCCGGCAGAGGTCGCGGGATACCTCATCAAGACGGACGAGGAGCCATTGCTCTCCTTCGTAGTCATGTCTGACATCGAGACCACAACCTCGGATGACGCCACCAAGGCCCGCTGGAGCAGCTACTTCGACACGATCACGTCGCTTCAGTCACCCGATCTGATCATCTCCAACGGAGATCAGATCTCTGACAACAACTTCAACACAGGCCATGACCACGAAGACGTGGTGAATCTTCTGAACCACGGACTGCAGAGCCACGACCTCGACTCGGAGGTACTGGTGACCTTCGGCAATCACGATGACCGATTGAACGTGATGACACAGCATTACCCGACGGAGTGGTTCCCCCACACCGGCGGCGGCTACTTCGACAAAGTCGTGAACGGCTATCACTTTCTCGGGCTCAATACCGAGGCATACAGCGGCGCGCAGCGCACGTGGCTGCAGGAGCGACTGGCCGCCATCACGGCGGAACCGGGTGGGCTGAACAAGCCTGTCTTCGTCGTCGCGCATCGTCCCGTGCCCGGAACGGTCAACAACGGCGCTCAGGCCTCGAATCCGACCCTTTCGCAAGACCTCGCTGCCTACCCGCAGGCCGTCTACATCTCGGGGCATTCGCACCTGAACCTCAACAGCGAGAAGTCGATTCACCAGAAAGACTTCACCGCGCTGAACGACGGATCGATGTCCTACGCCCAGATTCCGCGCGACTCGTACCAAATCTACGGCGACAAACTGCTCGACACATTCCCGTTGGCGACTCAGCAGGGGCTCTTCGTCGAGGTATACGCCGATCGAACGGAGGTCGACCGGATCGCGTACAACGGCCAGGCCAAGCGGCTGTATCGCAACGGGGAGTGGGAACCGTTCTCGGACAAGCTACCTGCCGATGGGGCAGGCACCTTGGCAGGCCCGACGTGGAACATCCGCCTGGACGGGTCTACCACCGAGGAGATCAAGGCGAACTTCGCCTACACGGATGCGGCACGAACCGACAGCACGCCCCCAGTCATGGGTGCAGACCCCACCATTGAGGCCACGGAGTCCAAAACCGTACTGCGCGTCCCTGCGGCAACCAGCGACGACATGGTCTACGGCTACGACGTGAAGGTGTTGGAGGCCGACACAGGCCTTCCGGGTCTTCCGCTCCGGGCGGGAACAGTGGTCTCGAGTGACTTCTTCTTCTCCCCACGCCCATCGGTCCTCGAAATTCCGTTGTCGGTCAGACTCGGCATCCCGCTGGACTCGGCAACCGCCGAACTGACACCCGGAACCGACTACGTCGCGACCGTGACGGCCGTCGACGTATGGGGCGCGCGTTCCGAGCCGAAACAGCTCGAGTTCACCACACCGGGTACCCGGCCGACCGGGCTTCCCGTCATCGACACCACGACCCAAGGCAACTGGATCGGCACGTACGGTGCCCTCGGCTACGCGATCCCGAGCGACGCATCCAGCCTGCCCGATGGCGTCACCGTCACGCCGGCGAGCGGCACTGCGGCATACGCGTGGGAACCGACCTCGACGCACGCGGCGGCGCTGCAAGTGCCGCCGGCGGGAACAAGCCGACGCGCGGCGACCTGGTTCGGCACACCGGCGCAGGTGGATGTCGCGATCGCGGACGGTGACGCGTACACGTTGCGCGTCTACGTGAACAGCTACGACACGGCTCGACAGCAGACCGTTGCGCTGTACAGCACCGACGGCACTGCTCTGACACCCGTCCAGGCCGTCGCGGACAACAAGCACGGGATGTGGCTTTCGTACCAAATCGACCAGTCGGTGCAGGTCAGGGCTTCGGCCACCTCAGGCCCGAACGGCGTACTCGGGGGCATCTTCTTCGATGCGGCCGAGGTGGATGCTCCGTCGGCACCGAACTTCACCGACCCCGGACCCGTCACGCTCGATGCTGTTGCCGGAACGGCATTGACCCGTGAGTTCACGGTCACCGGAAACCCCACGCCCACCGTCACCGTGCTCGACGATTCGAAGCTGCCCACCGGTATGACCTTCACCGACGGTGCACTGTCCGGAACACCCACCACCGCAGGCACTTACACGTTCATCCTCGAAGCGGCCAACGGTGTCGATCCTGATCTAACACTCACCGTCACCGTCAATGTCACCGCTGCACCAGTGGTTGACCCGCCCGCGACCGGATCCCTCGGATCGATCTTCGGCAGCTGA
- a CDS encoding GntR family transcriptional regulator: protein MAVDAKPRMLKHQIVRKNLDALLDDLSPGDSFPSERDLAERYDVSRETLRQAMRELLVAGRIERRGRTTVVAEPKVVLPLAIGSYTEAAREKGMTATRVLVGWSVDSADDDLAELLQIAPGEAVIQLERVFTTDDMRVGLETTRIPASRIPGLIDTFDYRQSLYAELRSRGIQFDRVVDSIETVLPDAREAVLLTVDTRTPMFLLNRVSYDVHGVPIEQRRSLYRGDRMTFTAVMHT from the coding sequence ATGGCGGTCGACGCAAAACCTCGGATGCTCAAGCATCAGATCGTGCGCAAGAATCTCGACGCATTGCTCGACGACCTGTCACCAGGAGACTCGTTTCCCTCCGAACGCGACCTCGCCGAAAGGTACGACGTGTCTCGGGAAACACTCCGTCAAGCGATGCGCGAATTGCTCGTTGCCGGCCGCATCGAACGGCGTGGTCGAACGACCGTTGTCGCTGAGCCCAAAGTCGTTCTGCCGCTTGCTATCGGCTCCTACACCGAGGCTGCCCGCGAGAAGGGCATGACCGCCACCCGCGTCCTGGTCGGGTGGTCCGTAGACAGCGCGGACGACGACCTCGCAGAACTGCTGCAGATCGCACCGGGAGAAGCGGTGATACAACTCGAGCGCGTCTTCACCACAGACGACATGCGGGTCGGACTGGAAACGACCCGCATCCCCGCCAGCAGAATTCCCGGCCTCATCGACACCTTCGACTACCGACAATCCCTCTACGCCGAACTTCGTTCACGCGGAATACAATTCGATCGCGTCGTCGACAGCATCGAGACGGTACTACCCGACGCCAGAGAAGCAGTATTGCTCACCGTCGACACCCGAACCCCGATGTTCCTACTCAACCGCGTCTCCTACGACGTGCACGGAGTGCCCATCGAACAGCGGCGATCGCTCTACCGCGGTGACCGCATGACCTTCACCGCAGTCATGCACACCTAA
- the phnC gene encoding phosphonate ABC transporter ATP-binding protein, protein MVPTSPNDIVVSARDVTKIFGATTALKNVNLDVRRGEMLVLLGLSGSGKSTLLRCINGLHPITSGSITALGTHIDTAPSRHVRELRKNVGFIFQHFNLVGRLNCLENVLVGGLGRLRIPRYGALTYPKAMRIEALNCLDRVGLADFAERRADTLSGGQQQRVAIARTLMQRPSIVLADEPVASLDPENADIVMDLLQRVCTEEQLTVVCTLHQVDLALGWAHRLVGLRDGEVVLDRPATGLLREDIMPIYQRIQPEKNALSVAGST, encoded by the coding sequence ATCGTGCCCACATCTCCCAACGACATCGTCGTCAGCGCACGCGATGTCACGAAGATCTTCGGTGCCACTACGGCGCTCAAGAACGTCAACCTTGACGTGCGCCGCGGCGAAATGCTGGTACTGCTCGGTCTTTCGGGCTCGGGCAAGTCCACTCTGCTTCGCTGCATCAACGGACTCCACCCGATCACTTCCGGCAGCATCACCGCGCTGGGTACCCACATCGACACCGCGCCATCGCGGCACGTGCGAGAACTGCGCAAGAACGTCGGGTTCATCTTCCAGCACTTCAATCTCGTCGGTCGACTCAATTGTCTCGAGAACGTCCTCGTGGGTGGGCTCGGACGGTTACGGATTCCTCGCTACGGGGCGTTGACGTACCCGAAGGCGATGCGGATCGAGGCACTGAACTGCCTCGATCGGGTCGGTCTCGCAGATTTCGCCGAGCGGCGCGCGGACACTCTGTCCGGCGGGCAGCAGCAGCGCGTAGCCATTGCACGCACCCTGATGCAGCGACCGAGCATCGTCCTCGCCGACGAACCCGTGGCCTCACTGGATCCGGAGAATGCCGACATTGTCATGGACCTGTTGCAGCGGGTGTGCACCGAAGAACAACTGACAGTCGTCTGCACGCTGCACCAGGTCGATCTCGCTCTCGGCTGGGCGCACCGATTGGTCGGCCTTCGCGATGGGGAAGTCGTTCTCGACCGTCCGGCGACCGGACTGCTACGCGAAGACATCATGCCGATCTACCAACGCATCCAGCCCGAGAAGAATGCGCTGTCGGTGGCGGGGTCGACGTGA
- a CDS encoding NAD(P)-dependent alcohol dehydrogenase: MKIKGAIVHEKGAPFVIEDLELDEPRRGEIVVRMVATGICHSDLSARDQFLPLPLPIVLGHEGAGVVEAVGAGVTTLKRGDHVILSRLSCGLCPQCKTGNSNLCSNAHSLNVAGHRADGSTTLSHNGRPVHGQFFGQSSFATYAIAHERNATKIDTQFDLTLAPAFSCGVLTGAGAVINGMRPTVGSSIAVFGAGTVGLAAVLAARVGGCSTIIVVDRQQNRLDLAMELGATHVISAGNDPLAESVRAVAANGVQFAVEATGVASVARSAVESLARGGECALLGVGPADQDLNLNHTGIALNGLGVRGYPTGLSEPDALIPQLIELHRAGRFPIDRLVSKYPFEKIEDAVRDASNGIAIKPILTFD, encoded by the coding sequence ATGAAAATCAAAGGTGCGATCGTCCACGAAAAGGGAGCCCCTTTCGTCATAGAAGATTTGGAATTAGATGAGCCCCGACGTGGGGAAATTGTCGTTCGTATGGTCGCAACCGGCATTTGCCACTCCGACCTCAGCGCGCGCGACCAGTTCCTTCCGCTGCCGTTGCCGATCGTACTGGGTCACGAAGGCGCCGGAGTGGTAGAGGCGGTGGGGGCTGGCGTCACCACGCTGAAGCGCGGTGATCACGTAATCCTCAGTCGTCTCAGCTGTGGTCTTTGCCCGCAGTGCAAGACGGGAAACTCGAATCTGTGCAGCAATGCTCACTCGCTAAACGTCGCCGGCCATCGAGCCGATGGATCGACCACTCTGTCACACAACGGTCGTCCCGTTCACGGGCAGTTCTTCGGACAGTCGAGTTTCGCCACGTACGCCATTGCACACGAACGCAACGCAACCAAGATCGATACGCAGTTCGATCTCACTCTTGCGCCCGCGTTCAGCTGTGGCGTCCTCACCGGAGCAGGCGCTGTGATTAACGGCATGCGGCCTACCGTTGGATCGTCGATCGCAGTTTTCGGAGCGGGAACTGTCGGCTTGGCGGCAGTCCTAGCTGCCCGAGTAGGTGGGTGCAGCACGATCATCGTTGTGGACCGTCAACAGAACAGACTTGATCTTGCTATGGAACTCGGTGCAACGCACGTGATTTCAGCGGGCAACGATCCACTTGCTGAGTCGGTACGAGCAGTCGCAGCGAATGGAGTCCAGTTTGCGGTGGAGGCCACGGGGGTTGCTTCAGTCGCTCGGTCCGCTGTCGAGAGCCTTGCTCGTGGTGGCGAATGCGCACTCCTCGGCGTTGGACCGGCAGATCAGGATCTGAACCTGAACCACACCGGTATTGCGCTCAACGGACTAGGTGTGCGCGGGTATCCCACCGGATTGAGTGAACCGGACGCCCTCATCCCGCAATTGATCGAACTTCACCGGGCAGGCCGATTCCCGATAGACCGGCTTGTGTCGAAATACCCCTTCGAGAAAATCGAGGATGCAGTCCGGGACGCGTCCAACGGGATCGCAATCAAGCCAATCCTGACATTCGACTGA
- a CDS encoding phosphonatase-like hydrolase, with the protein MTNSTATQVLRETAPVGTAIELVVMDMAGTTVSDDGLVIEAFDAAATAVGLAEFGADREDARRYVLETMGQSKIEVFRALFGAEDRAQAANRAFEAAYDARIAGGVTSVPGAGDAIAQLREAGVAVVLTTGFSPATQNRILDALGWHTIANAYLAPGDGIRGRPYPDLVLAAALRSQVSDIAAVAVVGDTSSDIRSGLRAGASIVAGVLTGAHRAETLTSAGATHVLNSVADLPDIFLP; encoded by the coding sequence ATGACGAATTCGACCGCGACACAAGTACTTCGCGAAACTGCCCCAGTTGGAACCGCAATCGAACTGGTTGTCATGGACATGGCAGGCACCACTGTCTCCGACGATGGTCTTGTCATCGAAGCCTTTGATGCCGCGGCCACTGCAGTCGGTCTCGCCGAGTTCGGCGCAGACCGCGAAGATGCTCGTCGCTACGTCCTCGAAACGATGGGCCAGTCCAAAATCGAAGTCTTTCGAGCACTCTTTGGCGCAGAAGACCGTGCGCAAGCGGCCAATCGTGCCTTCGAAGCCGCTTACGATGCGCGTATCGCCGGCGGCGTGACCTCAGTTCCCGGTGCAGGCGACGCCATCGCACAACTCCGCGAGGCCGGTGTTGCAGTGGTGTTGACGACAGGCTTTTCCCCGGCCACGCAGAATCGAATTCTGGACGCGCTGGGGTGGCACACGATCGCCAATGCCTACCTGGCGCCGGGAGATGGTATTCGCGGCCGCCCGTATCCCGATCTTGTCCTCGCCGCGGCACTGCGCAGCCAGGTCAGTGACATAGCGGCCGTCGCAGTCGTCGGCGACACTTCGAGCGACATTCGTTCGGGTCTGCGGGCGGGGGCGTCCATCGTTGCCGGTGTCCTCACCGGTGCGCACCGTGCCGAGACTTTGACCAGCGCCGGCGCGACCCACGTTCTGAACAGCGTCGCCGATCTCCCTGACATCTTCCTGCCCTGA
- a CDS encoding zinc-binding dehydrogenase: MDQVTPRLTRAAVWTRDGIDIRELEIPELGPGDVLVRVSLATVCGSDLHTVSGRRDAPCPSILGHEAVGRVIAIGRGARPQVVGEWGHPLAVGDRIVWSVTVPCNRCARCVNGFTAKCVNVRKVGHEPAQGPWTLSGSYAAHIVLPRGTAIALVPDSLPDAVAAPAACATATVMAALEAAGDLTDKRVLIFGAGMLGVTAAAAAVEAGADVRVVEPNPSRQRQSHRFGASDDDGATTDIAIDFSGVWTAVDAALQRLDVGGRLVLAGSVSPGPAIAVDPEDVVRRWLTITGVHNYEPRHLSRAVALLATTCEKYPWASLVAEPVPLDDVARVLRPTSSPAILRASVAP, translated from the coding sequence ATGGATCAGGTCACTCCTCGTCTGACACGGGCCGCTGTATGGACCCGCGACGGCATCGACATCCGGGAACTCGAAATTCCCGAACTCGGACCGGGGGATGTCCTCGTTCGCGTCAGCCTTGCCACAGTCTGCGGCAGCGACCTGCATACCGTGTCCGGACGTCGAGATGCACCGTGTCCGTCGATCCTCGGGCACGAAGCCGTCGGGCGGGTGATCGCCATCGGACGTGGCGCACGCCCTCAGGTTGTGGGGGAGTGGGGGCATCCACTCGCTGTCGGCGACCGGATCGTGTGGTCGGTGACGGTTCCCTGCAACCGCTGCGCGCGTTGTGTCAACGGATTCACTGCCAAATGTGTGAACGTACGCAAGGTGGGACACGAACCGGCACAGGGTCCGTGGACATTGAGCGGGTCGTACGCCGCGCACATTGTTCTGCCGAGAGGGACCGCAATCGCTCTGGTGCCCGACTCTCTGCCCGATGCGGTGGCTGCACCCGCTGCGTGTGCAACTGCGACAGTGATGGCGGCTCTCGAGGCAGCGGGGGATCTTACAGATAAACGAGTGCTGATCTTTGGGGCAGGGATGCTCGGTGTCACTGCTGCCGCTGCTGCTGTTGAAGCCGGTGCGGATGTGCGTGTCGTTGAACCGAATCCGAGTCGGCAACGCCAATCCCACAGGTTCGGCGCCTCCGACGACGATGGGGCAACGACCGATATCGCCATCGACTTCTCCGGTGTGTGGACGGCAGTGGATGCTGCACTACAGCGCCTCGATGTTGGCGGCCGACTAGTTCTTGCCGGATCGGTCTCTCCAGGGCCAGCCATTGCGGTGGACCCGGAAGACGTTGTTCGTCGGTGGCTGACCATCACCGGAGTGCACAATTACGAGCCTCGCCATCTGAGCCGGGCTGTGGCACTGCTCGCGACAACGTGCGAGAAATATCCGTGGGCGTCCCTGGTCGCCGAACCTGTGCCGCTCGACGATGTGGCTCGTGTACTTCGGCCTACATCATCGCCTGCCATCCTCAGGGCGTCGGTCGCGCCTTAG
- a CDS encoding phosphate/phosphite/phosphonate ABC transporter substrate-binding protein yields MITRTRRRVGIAAALFSATALVASGCSDSGAETTTEQGFPKTLTLAAIPAENSTDLKASYDPVIERLERETGATVEFVQASDYAGVVEGLIAGNVDLAFFGPFAYVVAGINGAQMTPLGAVVKNEGTPPGYQSYAITRSDNKSVNGLSDYAGKKVCFVDPSSTSGFLYPTAGLIEEGVIASGSEADISAAVTPIYAGGHDASALAVKSGDCDAGFAFDTMVDKTMIDNGELAPGELKTVWKSEMIAGSLFAANDELGADAIAKLKAVFSEGMNSEAFQADGICSEECRITDERAWGVVPAKDSDYDGVRHVCEVTGSEKCRG; encoded by the coding sequence ATGATTACCCGCACTCGCCGCCGCGTCGGCATCGCTGCCGCACTATTCTCCGCCACTGCGCTCGTCGCCTCCGGTTGTTCCGACTCCGGTGCTGAAACCACTACTGAACAGGGATTTCCGAAAACCCTCACTCTGGCAGCTATTCCGGCCGAAAACTCCACCGATCTCAAGGCAAGCTACGACCCGGTGATCGAACGACTGGAACGTGAGACCGGGGCGACCGTTGAATTCGTCCAGGCATCCGATTATGCGGGCGTGGTCGAAGGTCTCATTGCCGGCAACGTCGATCTTGCGTTCTTCGGTCCCTTCGCCTACGTCGTCGCTGGGATCAACGGTGCACAGATGACGCCCCTCGGTGCTGTCGTGAAGAACGAAGGGACTCCTCCCGGGTACCAGTCCTACGCAATCACCCGCTCGGACAACAAGTCCGTCAACGGTCTCTCCGATTACGCAGGCAAAAAGGTCTGCTTCGTCGACCCGAGTTCGACATCCGGATTTCTCTATCCCACTGCAGGACTCATCGAAGAAGGTGTCATCGCCTCAGGTTCGGAAGCGGACATCTCTGCCGCGGTCACGCCTATCTATGCAGGCGGACACGATGCGTCGGCACTCGCAGTCAAGAGCGGAGACTGCGACGCGGGTTTTGCATTCGACACCATGGTCGACAAGACCATGATCGACAACGGTGAGCTGGCGCCCGGAGAGCTCAAGACTGTCTGGAAGTCGGAAATGATCGCAGGATCGTTGTTTGCCGCCAACGACGAACTCGGCGCCGACGCGATCGCGAAACTGAAGGCTGTATTCAGCGAAGGCATGAACTCCGAGGCCTTCCAGGCTGACGGCATCTGCTCCGAGGAATGCCGCATCACCGACGAGCGTGCCTGGGGCGTAGTACCGGCAAAGGACAGTGATTACGACGGCGTCCGCCACGTATGTGAGGTCACCGGTTCCGAGAAGTGCCGAGGCTGA
- the phnE gene encoding phosphonate ABC transporter, permease protein PhnE produces MGSVAVVLTVLSAGYIDFAPATLIDGLDDVQRLLARMLPPRVDDTGRIVSLAFDTLLMAVLGTVLAAIASIPLAFLAARNTTPHPWVYGVARAIISFCRAMPDLLFAVLFVRALGIGVLPGVLALALHSIGMLGKLFADAIEQADSGPREAIRATGVGYVREMINAVVPQVVPAWIGAFVYRIDINLRMSVVLGFVGAGGIGFALQDALRGLIYPRALGIVLVILVIIAAMELVAIAIRRTLLVPSKAGPHRDRAMRIGASVLLIVSCIASFVVLDIDPRALLTWVGPSVEVFSRMLPPDFSSLGVDLLDATVQTVAIGFVSTAIGIGLSIPVGILAAANVTPHPVLYWLARAWIVVVRAVPELILAVVFVAALGLGPVAGTCALAIGSVGFLGKLVADAVEEIDPGPLDAVKSVGGGWWNQIFSAVVPQAIPSMVGSSLYLLDVNIRTSTILGIVGAGGIGFLLFESIRTLNFQVAGAIVIVIFAVVYIVERISGWIRSLLV; encoded by the coding sequence TTGGGCTCGGTCGCGGTCGTCTTGACCGTACTGTCGGCCGGATACATCGATTTCGCTCCCGCCACATTGATCGACGGCCTTGACGATGTTCAGCGCCTGCTGGCCCGCATGCTTCCGCCACGTGTGGACGACACGGGTCGCATCGTCTCACTCGCCTTCGACACGCTGCTGATGGCGGTACTGGGAACCGTCCTGGCTGCGATTGCTTCGATTCCCTTGGCATTCCTCGCTGCTCGCAACACGACCCCTCATCCGTGGGTATACGGTGTCGCGCGGGCGATCATCTCCTTCTGCCGGGCCATGCCTGATCTTCTCTTTGCAGTTCTGTTCGTCCGGGCGCTCGGTATCGGTGTTCTGCCCGGTGTTCTCGCGCTGGCGCTGCATTCGATCGGCATGCTCGGCAAATTGTTTGCCGATGCCATCGAGCAGGCCGACAGTGGTCCGCGGGAAGCGATCCGCGCTACCGGGGTCGGATACGTACGCGAGATGATCAATGCCGTTGTTCCGCAAGTAGTTCCGGCGTGGATTGGCGCGTTTGTCTACCGCATCGACATCAATTTGCGCATGTCGGTCGTACTAGGATTCGTCGGCGCCGGTGGGATCGGGTTTGCGCTGCAGGATGCGTTGCGCGGGCTGATCTATCCGCGGGCGCTTGGTATCGTCCTCGTCATTCTGGTCATCATCGCCGCGATGGAACTGGTAGCGATCGCCATAAGGCGTACCCTGCTCGTCCCGTCGAAGGCAGGGCCCCACCGTGATCGAGCGATGCGTATCGGGGCATCGGTGCTACTGATCGTCTCCTGCATCGCCTCATTCGTCGTACTCGACATCGACCCCAGGGCGCTACTGACTTGGGTCGGGCCATCCGTGGAGGTCTTCAGCCGCATGCTGCCGCCTGACTTCTCCTCTCTCGGTGTCGATCTGCTCGATGCCACCGTTCAGACCGTCGCCATCGGCTTCGTATCTACGGCGATCGGCATCGGACTCTCGATTCCGGTCGGCATCCTGGCCGCTGCCAATGTGACGCCGCATCCGGTGCTCTATTGGCTGGCGAGGGCATGGATCGTGGTCGTGCGTGCCGTCCCCGAACTTATCCTCGCCGTGGTGTTCGTCGCAGCTCTCGGACTCGGGCCGGTAGCGGGTACCTGCGCTCTAGCGATCGGCTCGGTAGGTTTCCTGGGCAAACTCGTCGCCGACGCCGTCGAAGAGATCGACCCCGGCCCCCTCGACGCAGTAAAGTCCGTCGGCGGTGGATGGTGGAACCAAATCTTCAGTGCTGTTGTACCGCAGGCTATTCCATCGATGGTTGGGTCCAGTCTGTACCTGCTCGACGTCAACATCCGCACCTCCACCATCTTGGGCATCGTCGGTGCAGGTGGTATCGGGTTTCTGCTGTTCGAGTCGATTCGCACATTGAACTTCCAGGTCGCCGGCGCGATCGTCATCGTCATCTTCGCCGTCGTATACATCGTCGAAAGGATTTCCGGATGGATCAGGTCACTCCTCGTCTGA